A section of the Paenibacillus yonginensis genome encodes:
- a CDS encoding sensor histidine kinase — MVIALIILAVLVVVLAVIAAVQFYAYKARNANLKRIGDQLKNIIADGTNEKLLVFTSDQALIPVLIEINQLLEHNQQRAAGFMKMEQSMRKMVSNISHDLKTPLTVVLGYLETLQLHPDISEEERKALHSKVYAKANEVLELIHKFFDLARLESGDKRIPLSPVDMNEISRKNILAFYDTLTVKGFEVCIEIPDKPLLVWGNEEALERVLNNLISNAIQHGGEGKTLGLTLRADDAFVYMEVWDRGKGIGELHQDRVFERMYTLEDSRNKSFQGSGLGLTITKRLVEAQEGTIRIYSKPYEQTTFTVQLKRVSFSK, encoded by the coding sequence ATGGTTATAGCTCTGATTATTCTTGCTGTCCTTGTTGTTGTCTTGGCCGTGATCGCTGCGGTTCAATTTTATGCTTATAAGGCGAGAAACGCTAACCTGAAACGAATCGGGGATCAGTTGAAGAACATAATAGCTGACGGGACTAACGAGAAGCTGCTCGTTTTTACATCGGATCAAGCTTTGATTCCTGTTCTGATCGAAATTAACCAGCTGCTGGAGCACAATCAGCAGAGAGCCGCAGGTTTCATGAAGATGGAGCAGTCGATGCGGAAAATGGTCTCCAACATTTCTCATGATCTAAAGACCCCCCTCACTGTGGTGCTCGGTTATCTGGAAACCCTCCAGCTGCATCCGGACATAAGCGAAGAAGAACGGAAGGCCCTGCATAGCAAAGTGTACGCGAAAGCCAACGAGGTCCTGGAGCTGATTCATAAATTTTTTGATCTGGCTAGACTGGAGTCGGGAGATAAGCGGATCCCGCTTTCACCGGTTGATATGAATGAAATCTCCAGAAAAAATATATTAGCCTTTTACGACACCCTTACGGTCAAAGGATTTGAGGTGTGCATAGAAATTCCGGACAAGCCGCTCCTCGTATGGGGAAATGAGGAAGCGCTGGAGAGGGTCCTGAACAATTTAATCTCCAATGCCATTCAGCACGGGGGAGAAGGGAAAACGCTCGGATTAACCTTGCGGGCCGATGATGCCTTTGTGTATATGGAGGTTTGGGACCGCGGCAAAGGAATCGGCGAGCTGCATCAGGACCGGGTGTTTGAGCGGATGTATACCCTCGAGGACTCACGCAATAAATCTTTTCAAGGCAGCGGTCTGGGGCTGACCATTACGAAAAGGCTGGTGGAGGCGCAGGAAGGCACCATCCGCATCTACAGCAAACCCTATGAGCAAACGACCTTCACCGTCCAGCTAAAACGGGTCTCCTTCTCAAAGTAA
- a CDS encoding methyl-accepting chemotaxis protein, giving the protein MLQQTLVDESILGVLKRNFAIIRFNTDRKVTYVNEVFAKVMGYSVEEIENMQHSDFCFESFVKSPAYEQFWRLLLAGEGFQNKVERKNAHGESVWLEATYMPIFDEQESKVVGVIKIASDSTKRQCSLSTVVNEVMSSSKDLNDHAEKGISQSRELLLSVDRIAEISEHNTVTIKELKEQTKSIQGIVQTIRDIASQTNLLSLNAAIEAAHAGPYGKGFEVVASEVRMLSNQVSNSITEVQGTISGITKEISEISDGISRIQSSIVESQHQIRVTMDRFDSVVLHAQKLDEQAHKAAEML; this is encoded by the coding sequence ATGTTACAACAAACGTTAGTGGATGAAAGCATTTTAGGAGTGCTGAAGAGGAACTTTGCCATAATCCGTTTTAACACTGATCGGAAAGTAACTTATGTCAACGAGGTTTTCGCTAAAGTGATGGGGTATTCCGTTGAAGAGATAGAGAATATGCAACATAGTGATTTCTGTTTCGAATCGTTTGTTAAGTCTCCTGCTTACGAGCAATTCTGGAGGTTACTGCTAGCCGGTGAAGGTTTCCAGAATAAAGTGGAACGGAAAAATGCCCATGGTGAATCTGTATGGCTGGAAGCGACCTATATGCCGATCTTTGACGAGCAGGAATCGAAGGTAGTGGGCGTTATTAAAATCGCTTCGGATAGTACTAAACGTCAGTGTAGTTTATCTACTGTAGTTAACGAAGTAATGTCTTCCTCTAAGGACTTAAACGATCATGCGGAGAAGGGAATTAGCCAAAGCAGGGAACTACTGCTTAGCGTGGACAGGATAGCTGAAATTTCCGAGCATAATACGGTTACAATTAAAGAACTTAAAGAGCAAACTAAATCTATCCAGGGGATTGTGCAAACGATCCGGGATATTGCTTCTCAGACGAATCTGCTCTCCTTAAATGCAGCAATTGAAGCTGCTCATGCCGGTCCTTATGGTAAAGGCTTTGAAGTAGTGGCCTCAGAGGTACGCATGCTGTCTAACCAAGTGTCGAATTCCATTACCGAAGTGCAGGGCACCATATCCGGCATTACAAAGGAAATTAGTGAGATTTCAGATGGAATTAGCCGCATTCAGTCTTCTATTGTGGAGAGTCAGCATCAGATACGAGTGACTATGGACAGATTTGACAGCGTAGTTCTCCATGCGCAGAAACTGGATGAACAGGCGCACAAAGCAGCAGAAATGCTCTAA
- a CDS encoding response regulator transcription factor, with the protein MAYKVLLVEDDKQIVEMLQGYLEKEGYEVTTALNGGDGLIRFGQDHFDLIIVDIMMPQLDGIEVIKQIRNQSAVPVIIMSAKDSDVDKALGLGFGADDYIAKPFSLIEVSARIKAMIRRATLYSNPETASAPQDQAPEFKVLNFGDLFIDLDNYSARKKETDLKLTAKEFEILKLFATNPNRVFTKAQIYGFIWNDEYYGDENVINVHIRRLREKIEDEPSNPRYIKTLWGIGYKWDGQ; encoded by the coding sequence ATGGCTTATAAAGTGTTATTGGTTGAGGACGATAAGCAAATCGTCGAAATGCTCCAGGGTTATTTAGAGAAAGAAGGCTATGAGGTTACGACGGCGCTGAACGGGGGAGATGGACTAATCCGGTTCGGGCAGGATCATTTTGATCTGATTATTGTCGATATTATGATGCCGCAGCTCGACGGGATTGAGGTCATCAAACAAATCCGGAATCAAAGTGCTGTCCCCGTCATCATCATGTCAGCCAAGGACAGCGATGTGGATAAGGCGCTGGGGCTCGGTTTCGGAGCGGATGATTATATTGCGAAACCCTTCTCCCTGATTGAAGTGTCGGCCCGGATTAAAGCGATGATCCGCAGGGCTACCTTGTATTCCAATCCAGAAACGGCTTCGGCGCCCCAAGATCAGGCTCCTGAATTTAAGGTTTTAAATTTCGGTGATTTATTTATCGATTTGGACAATTATTCAGCCAGGAAAAAGGAAACGGATCTCAAGCTGACGGCAAAAGAATTTGAAATTCTGAAGCTGTTTGCCACCAACCCCAATCGCGTGTTTACGAAAGCGCAGATTTACGGATTTATATGGAACGATGAATATTATGGGGATGAGAATGTCATAAATGTACATATCCGCCGGCTGCGCGAGAAGATTGAAGACGAGCCGTCTAACCCCCGCTACATAAAGACATTATGGGGCATCGGCTATAAGTGGGATGGTCAATAA
- a CDS encoding helix-turn-helix transcriptional regulator, producing the protein MTNIFYVEYDAAHNSSFVFDIPEGHNCWLLVITQTPAQFWVDGKLKEYPPHCAVLFEPHQKIYYRACAEQYVNDWIRFETDEPYVTETSLPFGSPFPLDDPEYCHKLFQLLVIENSFNKDYKKSSIDCLLRTLFNKLLESYFREEITPQHYNLLKLRSAIHNNPTHPWTVSEMAEILSISPGYLQVIYKKSFGLSCMDDVIHSRIRLAKEYLIHSPYTVAEIADRCGYRNVEHFCRQFKQLTGSSPKKFNKRNTGSGAGTPGPTKLNP; encoded by the coding sequence ATGACAAACATTTTTTACGTCGAATATGATGCGGCGCATAACAGCAGTTTTGTTTTTGATATTCCGGAAGGCCATAATTGCTGGCTGTTGGTTATCACCCAGACACCCGCCCAATTCTGGGTGGACGGCAAGCTGAAGGAGTATCCGCCCCACTGTGCTGTGCTCTTTGAACCGCATCAAAAGATCTATTACCGGGCATGCGCCGAACAATATGTCAATGACTGGATCCGCTTTGAAACCGATGAGCCTTACGTGACTGAAACTTCGCTTCCCTTTGGCAGTCCCTTTCCTTTGGACGACCCCGAATATTGCCACAAGCTGTTCCAGCTGCTGGTCATTGAGAACTCGTTCAACAAAGACTACAAAAAATCATCCATTGATTGCCTGCTCAGAACGCTGTTCAACAAACTGCTGGAGTCTTATTTCCGCGAGGAAATTACGCCTCAGCATTACAATCTTCTAAAGCTGCGGTCGGCTATCCATAATAACCCTACCCACCCTTGGACGGTGTCGGAAATGGCAGAAATCCTAAGCATCAGCCCCGGATATCTCCAGGTCATCTACAAAAAATCCTTTGGCCTTTCGTGCATGGATGATGTCATTCACAGCCGGATCCGCTTAGCCAAAGAATATCTCATCCACAGCCCCTACACGGTGGCGGAGATTGCAGACCGGTGCGGGTACCGGAATGTGGAGCATTTCTGCAGACAATTCAAGCAGCTAACCGGTTCCTCGCCCAAGAAATTTAACAAAAGAAACACCGGTTCAGGCGCAGGAACGCCGGGCCCTACCAAGCTTAACCCTTGA
- a CDS encoding ABC transporter permease encodes MKLEMRKFRLKSYIYAALIANAVIFILMCTFSLNAEMRENFPIMNYESMFSVLDLLVRGTYIIFAAVLLARLVVEEFRSKSITVLFMYPINRKKLMAAKLLVIILFIFLADVLTNLVVGLGFYIFNQFASVITEPLTLFLVVKTLVTIIMSAVATSFLSLIPLYFGMRKHSVAATIVSSFLVVMIVCQTVDGFSLYSIVAIPVGMALLGAAIAYLSIRNVERDDVLN; translated from the coding sequence ATGAAGCTGGAAATGCGTAAGTTTCGTTTAAAGTCTTATATTTATGCCGCGTTGATTGCGAATGCCGTTATTTTTATATTGATGTGCACCTTCAGTTTAAATGCGGAAATGAGAGAAAACTTCCCCATAATGAACTATGAAAGCATGTTTTCTGTACTAGATTTGCTTGTCCGGGGTACCTACATCATATTCGCTGCCGTTCTTCTTGCCAGGCTTGTGGTAGAAGAGTTTCGCAGCAAATCCATTACGGTCCTGTTTATGTACCCTATCAACCGGAAGAAACTTATGGCCGCCAAGCTGCTTGTCATCATTCTGTTTATATTTTTGGCCGATGTTTTGACAAATCTGGTAGTGGGTTTGGGCTTCTATATATTTAACCAGTTCGCCTCAGTTATTACCGAGCCTTTGACCTTGTTCCTTGTGGTCAAAACGTTAGTCACGATCATCATGAGTGCGGTGGCGACCAGCTTTTTAAGCTTGATTCCCTTGTATTTCGGCATGCGTAAGCATTCGGTGGCGGCAACCATCGTTTCGTCGTTCCTGGTCGTAATGATTGTCTGCCAGACCGTTGATGGCTTTAGCCTGTATTCTATTGTGGCCATTCCGGTGGGGATGGCGCTGCTTGGTGCGGCCATCGCCTATCTCTCCATTCGTAACGTTGAGCGTGACGACGTGCTGAATTAA
- a CDS encoding ABC transporter ATP-binding protein codes for MTYTVRTKQLTRAYNGKEVVSNVNMNIRQGEIYGLLGPNGAGKTTVMKMLTNLVKPTAGEIEIFGEKLTPNSYRLLGRMGTIIENPIFYEKLTARENLDLHCEYMGYHNKQSIAEALELVNLKGIEGKSVKDFSLGMKQRLSIARAILTKPELLILDEPINGLDPVGIKEFRDLFKMLGRQYGITILISSHILAEIELIADTIAVMNEGKLLQEVSMDHIAQQTAEYIEVTTRSTHKAAYVLENHLNLTNIRITGDHELRIYDCPIPQSELMKALVLHEVEIEAVHRKKGSLEDYFLSILNGGGVVA; via the coding sequence ATGACTTATACGGTAAGAACGAAACAGCTTACCCGGGCTTATAACGGCAAGGAAGTCGTTTCGAATGTAAACATGAACATCCGGCAGGGGGAAATTTACGGCCTGCTCGGCCCCAACGGAGCGGGGAAAACAACGGTCATGAAAATGCTCACCAACCTGGTCAAGCCGACAGCAGGAGAAATTGAAATTTTTGGGGAGAAGCTGACCCCTAATTCATACCGCCTGTTAGGGCGAATGGGCACCATTATTGAGAACCCGATCTTTTACGAAAAATTAACGGCCCGTGAAAATCTGGATCTTCACTGCGAATACATGGGTTATCACAACAAACAGTCCATTGCTGAGGCACTTGAACTCGTGAACCTGAAGGGGATTGAAGGGAAATCCGTTAAGGATTTCTCACTGGGGATGAAGCAGCGGCTTAGCATCGCCAGGGCGATTTTGACTAAGCCGGAGCTGCTCATACTGGACGAACCGATTAACGGCCTCGACCCGGTAGGGATCAAGGAGTTTCGCGATTTATTCAAAATGTTAGGCAGACAGTATGGAATTACAATTCTTATTTCGAGTCATATTCTTGCCGAGATCGAGCTGATCGCGGATACAATTGCGGTTATGAATGAAGGGAAGCTGCTGCAGGAGGTATCCATGGACCATATCGCCCAGCAGACGGCTGAATATATCGAAGTCACGACCCGTTCAACCCATAAAGCGGCTTATGTGCTTGAGAACCATCTGAACCTCACGAATATCCGTATTACCGGAGATCACGAGCTCCGCATTTATGACTGCCCGATTCCCCAAAGCGAGCTGATGAAGGCCTTGGTGCTGCATGAGGTGGAGATTGAGGCTGTTCATAGGAAAAAAGGCTCGCTCGAGGATTATTTCCTTTCGATCCTGAACGGGGGTGGCGTTGTTGCTTAA
- a CDS encoding carbohydrate ABC transporter permease, with translation MEAYYKSKRTSDRIKTSLSYGVLTIIAVIFIFPFIWMLSTAFKIPSEAYTLPPKIIPNTFTWDNFVQGWQYADFTRYTWNTLIVTVLATLGTVLSASFVAYGFARFKSRYSGVLFTVVLATMMLPSQVTLVPTYLLFTKLGWLDTLKPLILPSFFGGGAFNIFLLRQFFKTIPKDLDEAAYIDGANAFQIYYKILMPAIKPALITVGLMSVTFHWNDYMSPLIYLNSDQNFTLAIGLQFFQNSFGSSQIQMLMAVSLITVIPVLVLFFIGQKYFVQGITMTGIKG, from the coding sequence ATGGAGGCTTATTATAAAAGTAAAAGAACCAGCGACCGGATCAAAACCAGCCTCAGTTATGGGGTATTGACGATTATAGCCGTTATTTTTATTTTCCCGTTTATCTGGATGCTTTCAACCGCTTTTAAAATCCCGTCTGAGGCTTATACGCTGCCTCCCAAAATCATCCCGAATACGTTCACATGGGATAATTTCGTCCAGGGCTGGCAGTATGCAGATTTCACGCGATATACATGGAATACCTTGATTGTAACGGTGCTTGCCACGCTGGGAACGGTGCTGTCCGCTTCCTTTGTAGCTTACGGCTTTGCACGTTTTAAATCCCGGTACAGCGGAGTATTGTTCACCGTCGTGCTTGCCACCATGATGCTCCCCAGCCAGGTGACCCTGGTCCCTACTTATCTCCTGTTCACCAAACTGGGCTGGCTTGATACCTTGAAGCCGCTGATCCTTCCTTCCTTTTTTGGAGGCGGCGCATTTAACATTTTCCTGCTCAGGCAGTTCTTCAAAACGATCCCGAAAGATCTCGACGAAGCGGCTTATATTGACGGGGCCAATGCCTTTCAGATTTATTACAAAATTCTGATGCCGGCCATCAAACCGGCGCTGATCACAGTCGGCCTCATGTCGGTGACCTTCCACTGGAATGACTACATGTCTCCGTTGATTTATCTGAACAGCGACCAGAATTTCACGCTGGCCATCGGTCTGCAGTTCTTCCAGAATTCTTTCGGCTCCTCGCAGATTCAGATGCTGATGGCGGTTTCCTTGATTACGGTTATTCCCGTATTGGTATTGTTCTTCATCGGTCAGAAATATTTTGTGCAGGGAATTACGATGACCGGGATCAAGGGTTAA
- a CDS encoding Rid family hydrolase — MIRQKLNSRPFRRAIAAVAALQIFGASLAMQAFAAPQTTLSPNGVKTLAPEGAIQSTGTWNLGTRAGDYVYVAGMRGIDPKTNTLVADEKGRIRQAFLNMKLIAESEGASLQDATRIVVYVTDMYRYRPMVNEIQQELWGDGPYPPRTIIEVDRLNQDDIVEVEGTFYAPVNKTSHASSLENAAADSKISPNGVEILHPAGAIQSTGTWDLAARAGDNIYVAGMRGIDPKTNTLVADEEGRIRQAFLNMKFIAESEGATLRDASRIIVYTTDMYRYRPIVNKIQQELWGDGPYPPRTIIEVDRLNQDDIVEVEGTFYAPDKPVSNEQPAGEQPSSEQPSSGQASGGQASNEQPASGKIAVYVDGNKLNNMQAAVQNSTGVLVPLRSVLNAMGATVTWSGMNQPITVTQGELTAKFTVGSKSVLVNGQMQTMQAAVQITNNYAMIPDSLITEVFGAEVKWDGAARTLNITSKHN; from the coding sequence ATGATAAGACAGAAATTAAACTCAAGGCCCTTCAGACGAGCGATTGCTGCTGTTGCAGCTCTTCAAATTTTCGGGGCGTCCTTGGCCATGCAGGCTTTCGCTGCACCGCAGACGACCCTATCGCCGAACGGAGTGAAAACTTTAGCTCCGGAGGGTGCAATCCAATCCACTGGCACCTGGAACTTGGGTACACGTGCGGGGGATTATGTATATGTGGCTGGCATGCGGGGGATAGATCCGAAGACGAATACGCTGGTTGCTGATGAAAAAGGCCGGATCCGCCAAGCGTTTCTTAACATGAAGCTCATTGCCGAGTCGGAAGGAGCTTCGCTTCAAGATGCAACCCGTATCGTTGTTTATGTCACCGATATGTACCGTTACCGCCCGATGGTAAATGAAATTCAACAGGAGTTATGGGGAGACGGCCCTTACCCTCCTCGTACGATTATCGAGGTTGACCGTTTGAACCAGGATGATATTGTAGAGGTGGAAGGTACTTTTTATGCTCCTGTCAACAAAACTTCCCATGCAAGCAGCCTGGAAAATGCAGCTGCAGACAGCAAAATTTCTCCAAATGGCGTTGAAATCCTGCACCCCGCCGGGGCGATTCAGTCAACAGGAACTTGGGACCTTGCTGCACGTGCAGGCGATAATATCTATGTTGCCGGTATGAGAGGTATAGATCCAAAGACAAATACTCTGGTAGCTGATGAGGAAGGACGGATTCGCCAAGCATTCCTTAACATGAAGTTCATAGCAGAGTCCGAAGGAGCAACCCTCCGCGATGCCTCCCGGATCATCGTCTATACTACTGACATGTACCGCTACCGCCCGATCGTCAATAAAATCCAGCAGGAGTTATGGGGAGACGGCCCTTACCCTCCTCGTACGATTATCGAGGTTGACCGCTTGAACCAGGATGATATTGTAGAGGTGGAAGGAACGTTCTACGCACCTGACAAGCCAGTTTCGAACGAACAGCCCGCAGGCGAACAGCCTTCTAGCGAACAACCTTCGAGCGGGCAGGCTTCTGGCGGACAAGCTTCTAACGAACAGCCCGCAAGCGGTAAAATCGCTGTTTATGTGGATGGCAATAAACTGAACAACATGCAAGCTGCAGTACAGAACAGTACCGGAGTGCTCGTGCCGCTGCGCAGTGTGTTGAACGCCATGGGCGCAACCGTAACATGGTCGGGAATGAACCAGCCTATTACGGTTACTCAGGGAGAATTGACCGCCAAATTCACTGTGGGTTCAAAGTCAGTTCTGGTAAACGGCCAAATGCAGACCATGCAGGCTGCCGTACAAATTACTAACAACTACGCCATGATCCCAGACAGTCTGATTACTGAAGTATTTGGAGCCGAGGTTAAATGGGATGGAGCAGCGCGTACCCTTAACATTACTTCCAAACACAACTAA